In Streptomyces sp. NBC_01231, the sequence GAGGCCGCCTCGGTCAGTGCCGAGCCGTAGAACACCCCGCAGCCCGTCAGGTCGGTCGCGCCCGGCGCCTGGAGCTGCCGGTACGACACCCCGGTCGCCAGGATCACGCTGTGCGCGGCGATGGCCGAGCCGTCCGAGAACCGTACGACCCGCGCGGCGCCGTTGATCTCCAGTCCCGTCACCTGCCGCGCGGTGAGGATCTCGGCGCCGAACTTCGTCGCCTGCCGCCGCGCCCGGTCGGTGAGCTGGGCTCCCGACACCCCGTCCGGGAAGCCGAGGTAGTTCTCGATGCGGGAGCTCTGCCCGGCCTGCCCGCCGGTCGCCGACCGTTCCACGAGCACCGTCCGCAGCCCTTCCGAGGCCCCGTACACGGCCGCGCCGAGCCCGGCCGGGCCGCCGCCGATGACGACCAGGTCGTAGAAGTCCGCCTCGGGTGTCGTCGCCAGACCGACCCGCGCGGCCAGCTCGGGCGCCTCCGGTTCGACCAGCGGGGTGCCGTCAGGGGTGATCACCAGCGGCAGCCGCCGCGTGTCCTGTCCGGCCGCCGCCAGCAGCCGCCGCCCCTCCGGCTCGTCCGCCGAGTACCAGCGGTACGGCACCTGGTTGCGCGCGAGGAACTCCCGCACCTCCGAGGAACGCGCCGACCAGCGGTGTCCGACCACCTTGGTGGCGGGCACCGGCCGGAAGTCGCTGCACCGCCACGCCTCCAGGAGGTCGTCCAGCACCGGGTACAGCTTCTCCTCGGGCGGGTCCCAGGGCTTGAGCAGGTAGTGGTCGAGGTCGACGACGTTGATCGCGTCGATCGCCGCGTTCGTGTCCGCGTACGCGGTGAGCAGCACCCGCCGGGCACCCGGATACACGTCCAGCGCCTGTTCCAGGAACTCGATGCCGTTCATCTGCGGCATCCGGTAGTCCGCCAGGATCACCGCCACCAGGTCACCGCGCAGCTTCAGCTCGCGCAGCGCCTCCAGCGCGGACTCGCCGGACTCCGCGCGCACGATCCGGTACGACTCGCCGTAGCGTCGCCGCAGGTCGCGGGCGACGGCTCGGGAGACCCCCGGGTCGTCGTCCACGGTCAAGATGACGGTCCGCGCTGCGTCCGCGGCCTGTGCCATACGTCTCCCACCCCGAGGTCGGACCGACGGCGCGGCGGTGCACGTGGTGCTTGGATCACCGCGCCGGCTCCAGGCCATCGTATGTTCGATCGTCCCGGTTCGCTCCGGGATACCCGGAGGGGTTCGCTCCGGGCACAGGGCCGGGCGCGGGGAGTCAACAGGGGCGGGACGTCAGCCGCGTCGCGGGCCGAGCACACAGAACTCGTTGCCCTCGGGATCCGCCAGCGTCACCCACGGCTGCTCGCCCTGGCCGACGTCCGCGTGCCGCGCCCCGAGAGCGATCAGACGGGCCACCTCGGCCTCCTGGTCCTCGGGCCGGAAGTCGAGGTGGAGACGGTTCTTGACGGTCTTGGCCTCCGGCACCGGCACGAAGAGCAGCCCCGGGAGGCGGTCCTTCTCCGGGCGGATCTCGTACTCGTCCGGGAAGTCGCCCACGACCACCCACCCGAGCGCCTCGGCCCACCAGCGTCCCAGCGCCGCCGGATCGGCCGCGTCCACGATGACCTGCTCCCATTCCAAAGTCATGTCGTGAGCGTAGTGAAGACTGGGTTACCCGGCACATGGATGACGACACAAGGAGGCCGACAGCATGACGCGCCCGATCACGGCAGGGGTCGACGGAACCGAGGAGAGCCTGGCCGCGCTGGCCTGGGCGGCTCGGGAGGCGGTCCGCCGCAAGCTGGCGCTGCGGGTCGTGCACGCCTGGCAGTACCAGGCGCACGAGGCGATCGAGGCCACGGACCCCGAGGTCCAGGTCGGCTGGGCCCGGGAGGCGGTGGGCGAGGCGGCCCGGACCGTCACCGAGCGCCATCCGGAGCTGGAGGTCTCCACCGACGTGGTCGAGGGCGCCGATACCGAGACGCTGGTCGCCGCCGCGGCGGAGGCCGAGATGCTGGTCCTCGGCTCGCGCGGCCACGGCCGGGTCATGGGCTTCCTGCTCGGATCGGTGGGCCAGCAGGTGATCGTCGAGGCCGCCCGGCCGGTCGTCCTGGTGCGTGCCGGTGACGAGCCCGCGGCCGAGGCGGCGGGCCGCGAGATCGTCGTGGGCCAGCAGGGCGAGCCCGAGGACACCGCCGAGGCGCTGCGGTTCGCGTTCGAGACGGCGGCGACGCGCGGTGCCACGGTGCGCGCGGTACGGGCCTGGACCCTGCCGCCGGTCTTCGCCTACAGCCCCGGCTCGCTCAAGCTGCTCGACGAGACCGGTGGCCTGGAGCCGTACGAGAAGAAGGCCCTGGCGACGGCTCTGCAGCCGTGGCGGGACCGCTTCCCGGACGTGCCGGTCGTCGAGCACGTGGAGATGGGCAGCGCGGGGCAGGTGCTGCTGTCGGTGGCCACCAAGGCCCAGCTGATGGTCGTCGGGCGCCGCGCCCACCGTACGGCCGTGGGCGCCCGTATCGGATCGGTGGCCCACGGCGTGCTGCACCACGCGGGCTGCCCGGTGGCCGTGGTGCCGCACGCCTGAGTCAGTCGCTGGCGGGGCTGGGCTGGAGTGTCTCCCGGGCCTTGGGAAGGATGTTCTTGATGTAGTCCGCCACGGCCATGTCCAGCCCCAGGTCGTGCTGTGCGCGCTCGGACAGGTACCAGCGGTGTTCCAGCAGCTCGTGGTAGATCTCGGCCGCGTCCATCGAGCCGCGCATTTCGAGGGGGACGGCCCGCACGGTGGGGCGGAAGACATCCCGCACCCAGCGGTGGGCGAGCACCTCCGGACGGGCCGCGAGGGGGTCGCCCGGGGCGTAGTCGTCCTGGGTGGCCATCCAGCTCTCCAGGTCGTTCATGAGCCGGCGGGCCTGGTTCTCCTCGGCGTCCAGGCCGGTCAGCCGCAGCAACTGGCGCTGGTGGTGGCCGGCGTCCACGACCTTGGGCACGAAGGTGACGGAATCGCCGTTCGAGGAGTGCTCGATCTGCATCTCGGCCACATCGAACCCGAGGTCGTTCAGACGACGGATCCGGCGCTCGATGAAGTGGTACTTGCCCGCCGGATAGACGGACCTGCGGGTCAGCTCCTCCCACAGGCCGCCGTAGCGGGCGCAGATCTCCATGCCGAACTCGATCGGGTCCACGGACGGGTGCAGGGCCCCGGACGCCTCCAGGTCGAGCAGTTCGCCGCTGATGTTCACCCGGGCGAGGTCCAGGTCGTAGTCGCGCTGGCCGACGCTGAGTTGCGGGTGCAGGTCGCCGGTCTCCGCGTCGACCAGGTAGGCGGCGTACGCGCCGGCGTCCCGCCGGAACAGTGTGTTGGACAGCGAGCAGTCTCCCCAGGCGAATCCGGCGAGGTGCAGCCGCACCAGAAGCACGGCCAGGGCGTCCATCAGGCGGTGCATGGTCGCGGGCCGCATGGTGGTCTCGAACATCGACCGGTACGGCATGGAGCCGCCCAGATGCCGGGTGACCAGCACCGGCTCCAGCGGGGCGTCGTCCCCGGCGGTGCGTCCGGTGACCACGGCGAGCGGGTCCACGGCGGGGATGCCGATCCGGTCCAGGTCGCGCAGCAGCTCGTACTCGCGCAGCGCCGGGCGTTCGGCGAGCTCCTTGACAGCGATGACCTCGTCGCCGGCACGGGCGTAGCGCACGACGTGGCGGGAGATACCGCGCGGCAGCGGCACGAGGTACTCCTCCGGCCACTCCTCCAGGGGGAGGTGCCAGGGCAGTTCGAGCAGGAGCGCGGGATGCTCCGGGTTGGTCGCGCTGATCTGCAGGGCCATGGGTCGACTGTCCTTGCTTCGCCGGTGATCGTCACCTCACCTTAGAACGCGCGCTCCCTTGCCTGAAGTGCCGCTTCACGGACCGGACCGCGGTGCACGGGACCGTGCCCCGGCAGCAGCAGGTCCGCGTCCAGCGCGGCGAGCACGTCCAGCGAGGCAACGGTCCGGGGCCGCTCGTGGTGGAACATGTCGGGCAGCAGCTGCGGGCCCTTGATCCGGGAGGTCGGGTGGCCGCTCACCAGAGCGTCGCCGGAGATCAGCACGCCCCGGTCCGGGAGGTGGAAGGCGGAGTGCCCGTCCGTGTGGCCGGGCGTGTGCACGGGGACGGGCCGGCCGGGCAGGTCGAGCGCGCCCGGCGCCGGGAACGTCTGGGGGGAGGCGACCGGGACATGGGCGGTGCCGCCCGAGCGGATCGCGTGCACGGCCCACGGCAGGACACCGGGCCGCCAGCCGTTCTTCACGACCGTGCCGACGCTGACCTGGTGCAGGAACTCCCGCCGCGCGTGCGGCACTTCGGCCTCGTGCAGATACACGGGCATGCCGTAGGCGCCGCGCAGGTACTCGGCGGAGCCCAGGTGGTCGTTGTGGGCGTGGGTGATCAGCACCGCCTCGACGGCCTCCGGTGAACGGCCCAACTCCGTGAGAGAGGCGAGGAGTTGCTCCCGGTCACCGGGGTAGCCGGTGTCGACCAGCGTCACGGCGTCCCCCTCGGTGAGGATCACCCAGTTGGTGTTGCTGCCGTGCACCAGGTAGGCGCCGTCGGCTACTTGCTGCACATCTGCGCGCATCATCGTCCCGCGTGTGAGGTACCTGCTCGACGGAGACAGCAAAGCAGACCAGGAGGCGGGCGGAGTCGCCGGGTCCGGCAAGGATCATCGGGCGGCGTTCCCCGGAGTGAGGCCGCCTCCGGCACCTGGGCCGGAGGCGGCCCCCGCGCGCGGCCGGAGCGGCCGCCTTTCCGCCCGGCCGCGCGCCGTCCCGCGTGTCAGTGCACGTCGTGCGGGCGGAACTGGACGCTGATCCGCGGTCCTGTGGCGCTCGTCGTCTTCGGTACGGAGTGCTCCCAGGTCCGCTGGCAGGAGCCGCCCATCACGATCAGGTCGCCGTGTCCCAGGGGTCGGCGGACCGAGTCGCCGCCCCGCATCGGCCGCAGCAACAGGTCACGGGGCGTGCCCACGGAGAGGATCGCGACCATGGTGTCCTGGTGCGCGCCGCGTCCGGTCCGGTCGCAGTGCCAGGCGACGCTGTCGCGCCCGTCGCGGTAGTAGCACAGCCCGGCCGTGGTGAAGGGCTCGCCCAGTTCCTCGGCGTAGTGCGCGGACAGTGCCTCGCGGGCCTCCGTCAGCAGGGGGTGCGGCAGTGGGTCGTCGGCGCCGTAGAACGCCAGCAGGCGCGGTACGTCGACGACTTGGTCGTACATCTTGCGGCGCTCCGCGCGCCACGGCACGTCGGCGACCAGCTGTTCGAACAGGGCGTCGGAGCCGCTCAGCCATCCGGGCAGTACGTCGATCCAGGCTTCCGTGCCGAGCGCGGTCCGGCGGATCCCGTCGAGGGAACCGAGGCTCAGCTGGTCACTCTGGTCGAAGAGGGAAGCCTGGAGGTGCCTGGTCATGGCTCCAGCGTACTCCTTATTCGAAAGTATGTTCTCACTGGTGTCCCGGTCTCCGGGGCGGCGTTCGACAGGGGCTCCGGGGCTTTCGATACATCGACGTATCGGATACATTCACGTATCGAACGGAATCGGGGAGTGGCATGGCGGTGCGGGAGACGACCGGACGCGTGACCAGACGCCGTGTCCGCACCCGGGCCAACCTCCTGGACGCGGCCTTCGCGGTCTTCGCCGCCAAGGGGTTCGGGCGGGTCTCCATCGAGGAGGTCTGTGAGGCGGCCGGGTACAGCCGGGGTGCCTTCTACTCCAACTTCGACAGCCTGGACGAGCTGTTCTTCGCCCTCTACCAGCAGCGGGCCGACCTGATCGCCGAGCAGGTGGCACAGGCGCTGGCTCTCGACGGACCCGAACTCGACGTGCCGGCCTCGGTGGACCGGGTCTCCGAGGTGCTTCTGCTCGACGTGGACTGGCTGCTGGTGAAGACCGACTTCCTCGTCCACGCCGCCCGCGATCCGGCCGTCGCCCAGACCTTGCTGGAACACCGGGAACGGCTGCGGCGGGCGATCGAGGAACGGCTCGCGCGCGCCACCGGACCCGCCGCCCTGCCCGCCGCGCTCGGCGACATCGACGGCGCGGCCCGCGCGGTCGTCGCCGCGTACGACGGAGTCACCACCCAACTGCTGCTGGACAAGGACGTCGAGCGCGCCCGCGTCTGGCTGGGACAGCTGCTCACCGCGCTGTTGACCGACGGCGGCGCATCCGAATGACACCCCACGAAGACACCCCCGAAGCCCCCAAGACCCACCCGAAGCCCCAAGAAACCCCATGAGAAAGGCAACGGTCGCCATGGATGCGGACGTCATCGTCGTCGGAGCCGGACTCGCGGGCCTGGTCGCGGCGCACGAGCTGACCAGCCGGGGCCGCCGGGTCGCGCTGGTCGACCAGGAGAATGCCGCCAACCTCGGCGGGCAGGCCTTCTGGTCCTTCGGCGGGCTGTTCCTCGTCGACTCCCCGGAACAGCGGCGCCTGGGCATCAAGGACTCCTTCGACCTCGCCTGGAACGACTGGCAGGGCAGCGCGCGGTTCGACCGCGTCGACGACGAGGACTCCTGGGCGGTGCGCTGGGCGCGCGCCTACGTCGAGTTCGCGGCGGGGGAGAAACG encodes:
- a CDS encoding VOC family protein; protein product: MTLEWEQVIVDAADPAALGRWWAEALGWVVVGDFPDEYEIRPEKDRLPGLLFVPVPEAKTVKNRLHLDFRPEDQEAEVARLIALGARHADVGQGEQPWVTLADPEGNEFCVLGPRRG
- a CDS encoding universal stress protein is translated as MTRPITAGVDGTEESLAALAWAAREAVRRKLALRVVHAWQYQAHEAIEATDPEVQVGWAREAVGEAARTVTERHPELEVSTDVVEGADTETLVAAAAEAEMLVLGSRGHGRVMGFLLGSVGQQVIVEAARPVVLVRAGDEPAAEAAGREIVVGQQGEPEDTAEALRFAFETAATRGATVRAVRAWTLPPVFAYSPGSLKLLDETGGLEPYEKKALATALQPWRDRFPDVPVVEHVEMGSAGQVLLSVATKAQLMVVGRRAHRTAVGARIGSVAHGVLHHAGCPVAVVPHA
- a CDS encoding MBL fold metallo-hydrolase, translating into MRADVQQVADGAYLVHGSNTNWVILTEGDAVTLVDTGYPGDREQLLASLTELGRSPEAVEAVLITHAHNDHLGSAEYLRGAYGMPVYLHEAEVPHARREFLHQVSVGTVVKNGWRPGVLPWAVHAIRSGGTAHVPVASPQTFPAPGALDLPGRPVPVHTPGHTDGHSAFHLPDRGVLISGDALVSGHPTSRIKGPQLLPDMFHHERPRTVASLDVLAALDADLLLPGHGPVHRGPVREAALQARERAF
- a CDS encoding alpha-ketoglutarate-dependent dioxygenase AlkB, with protein sequence MTRHLQASLFDQSDQLSLGSLDGIRRTALGTEAWIDVLPGWLSGSDALFEQLVADVPWRAERRKMYDQVVDVPRLLAFYGADDPLPHPLLTEAREALSAHYAEELGEPFTTAGLCYYRDGRDSVAWHCDRTGRGAHQDTMVAILSVGTPRDLLLRPMRGGDSVRRPLGHGDLIVMGGSCQRTWEHSVPKTTSATGPRISVQFRPHDVH
- a CDS encoding DUF4032 domain-containing protein, yielding MALQISATNPEHPALLLELPWHLPLEEWPEEYLVPLPRGISRHVVRYARAGDEVIAVKELAERPALREYELLRDLDRIGIPAVDPLAVVTGRTAGDDAPLEPVLVTRHLGGSMPYRSMFETTMRPATMHRLMDALAVLLVRLHLAGFAWGDCSLSNTLFRRDAGAYAAYLVDAETGDLHPQLSVGQRDYDLDLARVNISGELLDLEASGALHPSVDPIEFGMEICARYGGLWEELTRRSVYPAGKYHFIERRIRRLNDLGFDVAEMQIEHSSNGDSVTFVPKVVDAGHHQRQLLRLTGLDAEENQARRLMNDLESWMATQDDYAPGDPLAARPEVLAHRWVRDVFRPTVRAVPLEMRGSMDAAEIYHELLEHRWYLSERAQHDLGLDMAVADYIKNILPKARETLQPSPASD
- a CDS encoding FAD-dependent oxidoreductase, which produces MAQAADAARTVILTVDDDPGVSRAVARDLRRRYGESYRIVRAESGESALEALRELKLRGDLVAVILADYRMPQMNGIEFLEQALDVYPGARRVLLTAYADTNAAIDAINVVDLDHYLLKPWDPPEEKLYPVLDDLLEAWRCSDFRPVPATKVVGHRWSARSSEVREFLARNQVPYRWYSADEPEGRRLLAAAGQDTRRLPLVITPDGTPLVEPEAPELAARVGLATTPEADFYDLVVIGGGPAGLGAAVYGASEGLRTVLVERSATGGQAGQSSRIENYLGFPDGVSGAQLTDRARRQATKFGAEILTARQVTGLEINGAARVVRFSDGSAIAAHSVILATGVSYRQLQAPGATDLTGCGVFYGSALTEAASCQGHDVYIVGGANSAGQAAMYLARGAKSVTLLVRGASLSASMSHYLIQQIEESPNISVRCGTVVEAAHGSEHLEQLTLRDVESGRTELVDAQWMFVFIGAAPLTDWLDGAVLRDEHGFILAGPDLAPDGRPPADWELDRPPYHLETNIPGVFVAGDARAESAKRVASAVGEGAMAVMLVHRYLEQS
- a CDS encoding TetR/AcrR family transcriptional regulator, producing MAVRETTGRVTRRRVRTRANLLDAAFAVFAAKGFGRVSIEEVCEAAGYSRGAFYSNFDSLDELFFALYQQRADLIAEQVAQALALDGPELDVPASVDRVSEVLLLDVDWLLVKTDFLVHAARDPAVAQTLLEHRERLRRAIEERLARATGPAALPAALGDIDGAARAVVAAYDGVTTQLLLDKDVERARVWLGQLLTALLTDGGASE